One stretch of Tepidibacter hydrothermalis DNA includes these proteins:
- a CDS encoding QueT transporter family protein: MKLDSKKIAIIGIVAAIYAVATIAIAPISYGAIQFRISEILTLLAFINPIYIPGLVLGCIIANLFSPLGMVDVVVGSTATLISVYLISKSKNLLIASLWPSIINGLIIGAELHYLFNLPYLSSAAYVFIGEFAVVTVLGYPVFKTILNKESFLKTLKLG, from the coding sequence ATGAAATTAGATTCTAAAAAAATAGCAATTATAGGCATAGTTGCCGCTATTTATGCTGTAGCTACTATAGCTATAGCACCTATAAGCTATGGTGCTATCCAATTTAGGATATCAGAAATTTTAACTTTACTTGCATTTATAAATCCTATCTATATACCAGGTTTGGTTTTGGGATGTATTATAGCTAATTTATTTAGTCCACTTGGAATGGTGGATGTTGTAGTAGGAAGTACAGCTACACTTATAAGTGTATACTTAATAAGTAAGAGTAAAAACTTATTAATAGCAAGTCTTTGGCCGAGTATAATAAATGGCTTGATAATCGGAGCAGAGCTTCATTATCTATTCAATTTACCGTATTTAAGTTCAGCAGCGTATGTATTCATTGGAGAATTTGCAGTGGTGACAGTACTGGGATATCCGGTATTTAAAACTATTTTAAATAAAGAGAGTTTTTTAAAAACACTCAAACTAGGATAA
- a CDS encoding lactate/malate family dehydrogenase, with product MFFYKLDDKVLFSNFNYDLDEISETEAMNSENTIYFLNRLNPLNSRRIFSIAHPSLIYLEKENINLINICDDFEFNTPLWIMDKINDRKVMGINTNYPNWKEFTNYTLPESWKVNIVGLGDVGSTLLIGLKLLGGNTIDSIGLYGLNKDNLKRLEYEMNQIIDPFSDESMPTISIVKEDELFNCDMFVFCASKGIPPVGSKVSDVRMIQFEENAKIVSHYAKKARNSNFKGIFSVVSDPVDPLCKVSFISSNKDKNGNLDFLGLSSDQIRGYGLGVMNARAIYYSKKDSNTENYISEGRAFGPHGKGLIIANSINNYNEELSLNLTNKAINANIDVRNTGFKPYIAPALSSGALSLINTMKGNWNYSSTYMGDVFMGAKNRLTQSGVEIEMLHLPEQLLNRIRNTYKDLNDIDCSKF from the coding sequence ATGTTTTTTTATAAATTAGATGATAAAGTGTTATTTTCAAACTTTAATTACGATTTAGATGAAATATCAGAAACCGAAGCAATGAATAGTGAAAATACTATATATTTTTTAAATAGATTAAATCCTTTAAATTCAAGAAGAATATTTTCTATTGCACATCCAAGTCTAATTTATCTAGAAAAAGAAAATATAAATTTAATAAATATATGTGATGATTTTGAATTTAACACTCCTTTATGGATAATGGATAAAATAAACGATCGAAAAGTTATGGGTATAAATACAAACTACCCTAATTGGAAAGAATTTACAAATTACACTTTACCTGAATCATGGAAAGTAAATATAGTAGGACTTGGTGATGTGGGCTCTACCCTTTTGATTGGTCTTAAACTTTTAGGCGGAAATACTATAGACTCTATAGGTTTATACGGATTAAACAAAGATAATCTTAAAAGGTTAGAGTATGAGATGAATCAAATAATAGATCCATTTTCAGATGAATCTATGCCTACAATAAGTATAGTAAAAGAAGATGAATTGTTTAACTGTGATATGTTCGTATTTTGTGCTTCAAAAGGAATACCTCCTGTAGGGTCAAAAGTATCGGATGTTAGAATGATTCAATTTGAGGAAAATGCAAAGATAGTAAGTCATTACGCAAAAAAAGCTCGTAATTCTAATTTCAAAGGAATATTTTCAGTGGTATCAGATCCTGTTGATCCACTTTGTAAAGTTTCATTTATATCTAGTAATAAAGATAAAAATGGGAATTTAGACTTTCTTGGTCTAAGTTCAGATCAAATTAGAGGATATGGTCTTGGAGTTATGAATGCAAGAGCTATATACTACTCTAAGAAAGATTCTAATACAGAAAATTATATATCCGAAGGAAGAGCATTTGGTCCTCATGGAAAAGGCCTTATAATAGCTAATAGTATAAATAACTACAATGAAGAATTATCTTTAAATCTTACTAATAAAGCTATAAATGCAAATATAGATGTTAGAAATACAGGGTTTAAACCTTACATTGCTCCAGCTTTATCTTCAGGTGCACTATCACTTATAAATACTATGAAGGGGAATTGGAACTATAGTTCAACTTATATGGGCGATGTATTTATGGGAGCTAAAAACAGATTGACACAATCTGGAGTAGAAATAGAAATGCTACATCTTCCAGAACAATTACTGAATAGAATAAGGAATACTTACAAAGATTTAAATGATATAGATTGCTCTAAATTCTAA
- a CDS encoding 3'-5' exonuclease — protein MKKVFIDTETTGLSPGQILQLTYCVCDINDKGEEKVAYSKNFFFDVDYVEPSAQQVHGFSVDILKSLSNGQKFEDVYKEVANDLQGGIFIAHNVNFDRKFVEAEFNRLSGIVWYPHEFFCTMEYFKPIMNLKNKSGRIKKPRLEESMQFLQVKPDKVLDGAKRLFNCNDVNFHDARYDVAALVSCYYKAKKLGYNL, from the coding sequence ATGAAAAAAGTTTTTATAGATACTGAAACAACCGGATTAAGTCCAGGCCAAATACTTCAACTTACATACTGTGTATGTGATATAAATGATAAAGGCGAGGAAAAAGTTGCATATTCTAAAAACTTCTTTTTTGATGTAGATTATGTAGAACCCTCTGCACAGCAAGTACACGGATTCAGTGTAGATATATTAAAATCATTATCAAATGGTCAAAAGTTTGAAGATGTTTATAAAGAAGTTGCAAATGATTTGCAAGGAGGCATTTTTATAGCTCATAATGTAAACTTCGATAGAAAATTTGTGGAAGCTGAATTTAATAGACTTAGTGGTATTGTATGGTATCCACATGAGTTTTTTTGTACTATGGAATATTTCAAGCCTATAATGAATTTGAAAAATAAAAGTGGAAGAATAAAAAAACCTAGACTTGAAGAATCTATGCAGTTTCTTCAAGTAAAACCTGATAAAGTTTTAGACGGAGCTAAAAGACTTTTTAACTGTAATGATGTAAACTTTCATGATGCAAGATATGATGTTGCAGCACTTGTATCTTGCTATTATAAAGCAAAAAAACTTGGTTATAATTTGTAA
- a CDS encoding EscE/YscE/SsaE family type III secretion system needle protein co-chaperone codes for MQNNNAKQHVQMVQQQLQSATDCLNNALSTVEKPQNRQKIQETLNAVNGAMQSVNNTLNTYQE; via the coding sequence ATGCAAAATAATAATGCTAAACAACATGTACAAATGGTTCAACAACAACTTCAAAGTGCTACTGATTGCCTAAATAATGCTCTTAGTACAGTAGAGAAACCACAAAACAGACAAAAAATACAAGAGACTTTAAATGCTGTTAATGGTGCTATGCAATCTGTTAACAACACTTTAAATACTTATCAAGAATAG
- a CDS encoding FAD:protein FMN transferase, with the protein MKKIVAMILTISLILGITGCANKEITPVSRETFALGTIIDFKVYDKDQDKSNQVIDECIERIKDIEKKMSANMDNSEVTNVNKNAGKESVEVSNETMYVAKKSLEYSRITNGKFNLTVYPLVNLWGIGTENARVPSQSEIDQAISNIDYNDAVFDETENTIYLKRENQGIDLGAIAKGYVGDEIKKIFVKNDIKSAFVNLGGNVMAYETKVDGSKWRIGIQNPLDTRGEYLGVISVKDKSIVTSGNYERYFEQDGKRYHHILDATIGYPADAGLISTSIITESGIDADALSTSVYLMGLDEGMKLIESIDGVDAIFVTKDKEVYTTSGLKDNFELTNEEFTYKK; encoded by the coding sequence ATGAAAAAAATTGTAGCAATGATTTTAACTATAAGTTTAATACTTGGAATTACAGGTTGCGCTAATAAAGAAATAACTCCTGTTTCAAGGGAAACATTTGCACTTGGAACAATAATAGATTTTAAGGTTTACGATAAAGATCAAGATAAGTCAAACCAGGTTATAGATGAATGTATAGAAAGAATAAAGGATATAGAAAAGAAAATGTCTGCAAATATGGACAATAGTGAAGTGACGAATGTAAATAAAAATGCAGGTAAAGAAAGTGTTGAAGTAAGTAATGAAACTATGTATGTAGCAAAAAAATCACTTGAATATAGTAGAATTACAAATGGAAAATTTAATCTCACTGTATATCCTTTAGTAAATCTTTGGGGAATAGGGACTGAAAATGCTAGAGTTCCATCTCAAAGTGAGATAGATCAAGCAATAAGCAATATAGATTATAATGACGCTGTATTTGATGAAACTGAAAATACTATATACTTAAAAAGAGAAAATCAAGGTATAGACCTTGGAGCTATAGCAAAAGGATATGTTGGAGATGAAATAAAGAAGATTTTTGTGAAAAATGATATCAAATCAGCATTTGTTAATTTAGGTGGAAATGTAATGGCATATGAAACTAAAGTAGATGGATCAAAGTGGAGAATAGGAATACAAAATCCTTTAGATACTAGAGGTGAATATCTTGGGGTTATAAGTGTAAAAGATAAATCTATAGTTACATCTGGAAATTATGAGAGATATTTCGAGCAGGATGGAAAAAGATATCATCATATATTAGATGCTACAATTGGATATCCTGCAGATGCAGGACTTATAAGTACAAGTATAATAACAGAGAGTGGAATAGATGCAGATGCTCTATCTACTAGCGTTTATTTGATGGGGCTAGACGAAGGAATGAAGCTTATAGAGTCAATAGATGGTGTAGACGCTATATTTGTAACTAAGGATAAAGAGGTCTATACAACATCTGGACTTAAAGATAATTTTGAACTTACAAATGAGGAATTTACGTATAAAAAATAA
- a CDS encoding thioredoxin domain-containing protein, producing the protein MFDTRYGGFGNAPKFPTTHNLSFLLRYYKATGKKEALEIVEKTLESMYKGGIFDHIGFGFSRYSTDRKWLVPHFEKMLYDNALIVITYLEVYQLTQNDLYKQIADKIFTYVLRDMTSNEGGFYSAEDADSEGEEGKFYVWNKEEVKSVLGKEYGEMFCKHYDITNDGNFEGKSIPNLIKTSLSETENDIDLKEKLDECRDKLFKYRLDRIHPHKDDKILTSWNGLMIAAMAYGGRALNNLDYINASKKAAKFILNNLRTEDGRLLARYREGEVAHLGTIDDYAFMIWGLIELYETTFDIVYLQNAIDLNNDMINLFWDENEGGLFITGKDSEELVVRPKDIYDGATPSGNSVATMNMLRLAKLTGNQELEEKAMSQFNLFAGKIKENPNSYSYFMMAFLFSNIDTKEVVIVGDRNNKDTQTMLENINSRFLPFTTVILNNGNPKLYEKVPFVKNQGMIDDKTTAYLCENFSCNRPTSDIEKFIESLTEVNYLE; encoded by the coding sequence ATGTTTGATACTAGATATGGAGGTTTTGGGAATGCACCTAAATTTCCAACTACTCATAATCTTTCATTTTTACTAAGATATTATAAAGCTACAGGAAAAAAAGAAGCATTAGAAATTGTTGAAAAAACTTTAGAGAGTATGTACAAAGGTGGGATCTTTGATCATATAGGATTTGGATTTTCTAGATATTCTACAGATCGAAAATGGCTAGTTCCTCATTTTGAAAAAATGCTATATGACAATGCATTGATTGTTATTACTTATTTAGAAGTATATCAACTGACACAAAATGATTTATACAAACAAATTGCAGATAAAATATTTACTTATGTGCTTAGAGATATGACCTCTAATGAAGGAGGATTTTATTCTGCTGAAGATGCGGATTCAGAGGGAGAAGAAGGAAAGTTTTATGTTTGGAATAAAGAAGAAGTAAAATCTGTTTTAGGAAAAGAATATGGAGAGATGTTTTGTAAGCATTATGATATAACGAATGATGGAAATTTTGAAGGAAAGAGTATACCAAATTTAATAAAAACTTCTTTGAGTGAAACTGAGAACGACATAGACTTAAAAGAAAAATTAGATGAATGTAGAGATAAATTATTTAAATATAGATTAGACAGGATACATCCTCATAAAGACGATAAAATATTAACTTCTTGGAATGGGTTAATGATTGCTGCCATGGCATATGGAGGAAGAGCACTAAACAATCTAGATTATATAAATGCATCAAAAAAAGCTGCTAAATTTATATTAAATAATTTAAGAACAGAAGATGGACGACTATTAGCGAGATATAGAGAAGGCGAAGTAGCTCATCTAGGTACTATTGATGATTATGCATTTATGATTTGGGGATTAATAGAATTATATGAAACAACTTTTGATATAGTATACCTTCAAAATGCTATAGATTTAAATAATGATATGATAAATCTATTTTGGGATGAAAATGAAGGTGGATTATTTATAACTGGAAAAGATAGTGAAGAACTAGTTGTAAGACCAAAGGATATCTATGATGGTGCTACTCCTTCTGGTAATTCTGTAGCTACTATGAATATGTTAAGGCTAGCAAAGCTTACAGGGAACCAAGAACTAGAAGAAAAAGCTATGTCACAATTTAACTTATTTGCTGGAAAGATAAAAGAAAATCCAAATTCTTATAGCTATTTTATGATGGCATTCTTATTTTCTAATATAGATACAAAGGAAGTTGTTATTGTAGGAGATAGAAATAATAAGGATACACAAACTATGTTGGAAAATATCAATAGCAGGTTTTTACCATTTACAACAGTTATACTTAACAATGGAAATCCAAAATTATATGAAAAAGTACCTTTTGTAAAGAATCAAGGTATGATTGATGATAAAACAACAGCTTATCTATGTGAAAATTTTTCATGTAATAGACCTACTTCAGATATAGAGAAGTTTATAGAATCATTAACTGAGGTTAATTATCTAGAATAA
- a CDS encoding flavodoxin family protein: MDTLYIVIPNASQEFKSFIYNLTNDLNTVWIEDDLNLPDLKDKKILFALEIDDCGFNNTLFSIISKLYKRGNYSLSNSSAILIVQSPNELYTKSTSQNIIFLLNQIGCSFIGHPLIEATQNLNNFMTWKKRLGLELDNIYFHLSKKLIKNFMKKHYEIIDNPNILALHASSYKTSNTLMLWNIVKKHLNNCTINEFHVENGTITDCKGCSYIACKHYSENDSCFYGGTITKELLPSIKKADCIIWICPNYNDAISAKLMAVINRLTVLYRKMKFYDKTIFSIIVSGNSGSDSVAKQLIGALNINKGFHIPPNFSLMATANDPKSILNVDDIDLKAKEFADHIMDNIKK; encoded by the coding sequence ATGGATACTCTTTATATTGTAATTCCAAATGCATCGCAAGAATTCAAATCATTTATATATAATCTAACCAATGATTTAAATACTGTATGGATCGAAGATGACTTAAACTTACCTGATCTTAAAGATAAAAAAATATTATTTGCATTAGAAATTGATGATTGTGGATTTAACAACACTTTATTCTCTATAATATCTAAATTATACAAAAGAGGAAACTATTCTTTAAGTAACTCAAGTGCAATATTAATAGTTCAAAGTCCAAATGAATTATATACAAAGAGCACATCTCAAAATATAATATTTCTACTAAATCAAATCGGGTGTTCATTTATAGGGCACCCCTTAATTGAAGCTACACAGAATTTAAACAACTTTATGACTTGGAAAAAAAGATTAGGACTTGAACTTGATAATATATATTTTCATCTATCTAAAAAACTAATTAAAAACTTTATGAAGAAACACTATGAAATTATAGATAACCCTAATATACTGGCACTTCATGCAAGCTCTTATAAGACATCTAATACACTGATGCTATGGAATATTGTAAAAAAACACTTAAATAACTGTACAATCAACGAATTTCACGTTGAAAACGGAACAATAACAGATTGTAAAGGATGTTCTTATATAGCATGTAAGCACTATAGCGAAAACGACAGTTGTTTTTATGGAGGAACTATAACTAAAGAGCTTTTGCCTAGTATAAAAAAAGCCGATTGTATAATATGGATATGTCCAAACTACAACGACGCTATATCTGCAAAGCTTATGGCCGTTATAAATCGTCTTACAGTACTTTATAGAAAAATGAAGTTTTACGACAAAACCATATTTTCTATAATAGTTTCTGGAAATTCAGGAAGTGACTCAGTAGCAAAACAACTGATAGGAGCTTTAAATATAAACAAAGGTTTTCACATTCCACCTAATTTTTCTTTAATGGCAACTGCAAATGACCCAAAGAGCATATTAAATGTAGATGATATAGATTTAAAAGCAAAAGAATTTGCAGATCATATTATGGATAATATAAAAAAATAG
- a CDS encoding GNAT family N-acetyltransferase, with the protein MEDNIIEIIEYDRKYKDEYIKLNMRWLLEFDLLEEKDEVMIQNVEREILDKNGKVYLLKKDEKIIGTVALKPSSHNTVEILKLAVDSDFKGLGLGSKLMEKAIKESYELGYKNIVLYTNSKLKAAIGLYEKLGFKKIALDDSHYEEVDIKMIYEIKRTKK; encoded by the coding sequence ATGGAAGATAATATAATTGAAATTATTGAATACGATAGAAAGTATAAAGATGAATATATTAAACTTAACATGAGATGGTTATTGGAGTTTGACTTACTTGAAGAGAAGGATGAGGTAATGATTCAAAATGTTGAAAGAGAAATTTTAGATAAGAATGGAAAAGTTTATCTATTGAAAAAAGATGAAAAAATAATAGGAACAGTTGCTCTAAAACCATCATCACATAATACTGTTGAAATTTTAAAATTGGCAGTGGATAGTGATTTTAAAGGATTAGGACTTGGAAGCAAATTAATGGAAAAGGCTATTAAAGAGTCCTATGAATTAGGATACAAAAATATAGTTCTGTATACAAATAGCAAATTAAAAGCTGCTATTGGACTATATGAGAAATTGGGTTTTAAAAAGATAGCTTTAGATGATAGTCACTATGAAGAGGTAGATATAAAGATGATTTATGAAATAAAAAGAACTAAAAAATAG